The following is a genomic window from Parabacteroides johnsonii DSM 18315.
GGCCAGCACCGAAGACGATAAGATAAGTCATTTTTATCAGCTTTTTTCAGAACAAGAGAGCGGAGTTCTGACGATAGACTATCTAGCTACTTATCTCCAGTATTTCAGGTCGAATAGTTCCGAACATTACTTGTTAATACTAAAGGCTCTGAGAGATTGTTTTCCTGATCGTCCAAATGATTTGATTGCATACGTAATATCAGAACGATTCATGATGCGAAAAGACGACCTAGACGAAACTGTTAACATTGTAAAAGAAGCGATGTTAAAGTTTCAAATAAATAGCAATATGGGACATTTACTATATGACTATAGCCGTCTTCTTGTAGAGACCTTACAATTATGGCATGATGCTGAATTTGCAAAGCAAGTAAACAGGAAGTTTATCGACTTGTACAACACTCAGATGGTGCATTTAAATACTGAAGGAGTGTTCACAGAATTGTTAAAGGATTATTTCGATGATGTATGGCCGGAATTTGTTAATGCTTTTTTGGGAACAGATACTTTCTTGTTCTATTTCCAAGTGAAGGATGAGCTGGGGTCTGGGTTTAGCTTTGACAAAGGTCCGCTATTTGATATCAACGAAGAGTTAATCAAACAGCTTTGCATAGAGAATCCAGAGTCTGCACCTGCAAGGATTGCCTTAATGGTACCTTGCTTTGAAAAAGAAGACGATGGAAATGAAAAAGAGTATTTCAATAAATGGATTATCTGGCTTCTGGATAATTTCGGGGAACGAAAAGATGTAAGGGATAATATTTCATCTAATTTAGGCTCTTTCTCATGGAGTGGTGATATATCCCCATATTACGAGAGGAATATCAAATGTTTTGAACAGTTGTTGGATCATCAAAAACAAGAGGTACGGGAATGGGCACAAAAATGTATTAATAACGAAAAGAAGTTGCTTGACATGGAGAAAGATGAAGAGGATTTTAGGAAGATAAGACACGAAATGTAAAAATAATTAACGCTGTACACACCCCACCTAAAATTTTATGTACTTGGAAATACGAGACTCTAAATTGAATCCCGTATTTCCATTTACACAATATATTTTTAGTGCCTAACTATCTTTTAATAGTATATATAAGGCGGCTAAAATTATCATAAATGACACTTTCTCCCAAACCTATATTTGTTAGAGTATTACTGATTGAGCAAACTTTATTAAAAGGGGCATCTGTTTCTGTTAGAATAAGATTACGTGGTATGCGCTTAATTATTTCTATTCCACTATTAGTTTTTGTCATTTTTTCGTTGACAGAAAAATAATATCCATGTTCTACTATCTTAGGAATTAGAGAGAGAGGACCTGAATACCAATGGAATATTACATTCTTAATGCCATAGGTAATCAGCATTTCGAACAAGACTTTTTCAGCTCGTCTGGAATGGACACTTACTATTTTATTTTTTTTACTTAATAGCTGCAATACTTTCTCTAAAACGAAAACTTGATCATCTTTTGTTTTTAGTCCTTCGTTACTAAAATCTAGACCGATTTCACCAATATAGCTAGTTTTATCTAAACACTGGCTAAATAGTCGTAATTCATTTTTATTTTCGCTTGCATATAATGGATGAAATCCTAAAGCCAAACGTGAGAACTTATATTGTCTTACATGCTCATAGCCCAATAAAAAATGACTTGGCAGATTTGTCATTCCTATCGAGATATTCTTTTTTACCTCTTGTTGTTTGAGATACTGTTCAGGATTTGGCATCATGTCAAAATGACAATGGGTGTCTATAATCATATTCCTGCTCTTATTTGTATTTCATTTGTAGCTTTTTTCTTAAGCCAATTGATAACTTGTCTGTATGAGTGTAAGGCTAATGATGTATATTCATCTAACTCCTGCTTTTCTATAATTCCATTAAAGAATAGTTCTTGGCGAATTGTACGTTCATTCATTCTGTTTTTTAGGAAATACAGAAGAGCGTTAAAATCCCTATTCCTTTTTTGATGTTTATTGTCAAGATTAAATTTAATGCCATGAAGTACATCAGTGCCAAGCAATGCCTCATTATCTAGACCTATTGTATCTAGTGCGACTCTTCTATATAAGCATGGCAAACACATACCACAATGTTTGATTTTGGCATTGCGTATTTCTATTCCGCTTTTGTCCCAAAAAACATTGTGACCACGTTTTGCACAAGAGCATGATAAGTCAACTAATGATTCTAAAATTGCCTTTTTCGAAGTATCTTGACAGCACTCAAGAACCATGTCTGCTTTTGATTTTAATCGATATGGGTTGTATATTGAGTTTGATATACCTATAGCATATAAAGCCTCCTGTATGCGTTTGATAAAAGTAGGATGCGTAGTTCGAGTACTGCATGAACTCCTTCTTCCACTATCAAGAGGTATATTTATTGATATAGTTCCATTCTCTGGAACTATCAATTGACATTGTGGGGATATTTTGTTTGCAATATATATTCCTGCTGCAAAAAATAATAAGGAACGTGAGCGGAATGTACTCTCTGTTGGAGTTTTAATATTCCAAGAATGAGGTTTAAGCCCTGCGTTCAGCAACACTTGTTCGTATTTATTCGAAAAGATATTGTTTTCCCTGCAATATTCTAAAATGCTTTTTTGATCACTATGCTCTTTGCCCAGTTCCATATGTGAAACAAGTAGTATCTTTTTATCAACAGAGAGAGTGCTGGCCTCATCTATAAATCCAATCAATGAGTCTAAACCTCCTGAAAACAATGCAACCTTTTCAAAAAACTGAGGATCATATTCCTTTACTTTTTTAGTTGGATTATACGAGTATGAATCTGCCTGTATAAAGTGAATATCCCAATTGTCGCCCGTAAGAAAATTGATTGCTTTATTAAAAGCTTCACGACCTTTATTCATATCCTCAAGATTTATTACAGGAACATTCAATAATATCAAGTTTCGTTTCCATCCATCATCTGAATTAGACAAACGAAGTACAGCTCTGTCCACATTATATACAATCATGGATAAAACTAATAAATCAAAAGCAACAGATGATGTATCTCGTGAAAACTCCCATAACTGTTTGGGATTAAACTTTGTGTTGACAGAATGAATTTTTCCGTCACTTCCTTGAAATGAAAGAGTAAAAAGGCCAAAAACTTCGCTTGTTTTTGACGGAGTATAATTAATGTTTATTCTTGTTTCCATATATCCAATATTTCTGATGTTAAAGAATCCAGGTATTCTTTTCCTTCTCGGCTATTGAAGTCGATTTGAGTTAGTTCTTTGCTTAACTTCTCATCTAGTTCGTTATGAAGCCAACCTCTCATGTCCTTCTTTATTTCTTCGGGATTACTCCCTTTGTCAAATATGTGGCTTTGAAATAATTCTGCAGAATATTCCAGTATGTATTCAATTTCAAATGTTATAATCCATTCATGAAGATCGTCATCTGTTGCATTCTGAAGTTTATCTTCAATTTCTTGTCCGTCTTTACAATCTGACAAAATATCATTCAGCACTTTATCCATTGCATAAGTTGCTGCTGCATCATCCATTGTAGAATCATTGTCTCCAATGATCTCGTGCAAAAGCAATTCCTTGAAATCATGTGGCGTTTTCGGCTTTTGTGTATCAGGCAGTCTATCAATGCCTAAACTTGATACAAGTCCATATTGTTTAATATTGTTTAAAACAGTAGCCAACCCTCTGACTGCATGTCCACCAGCACGTCCAAACGAACTGCCGCCTCTCTTACCTCCATGCCCTCCAATTCTGCCACCCCTATACAAACCATTGCCGAGCGCTATTCCTAAATTACCAAAAAACTTTGCATTTGAGGCAGGCTTATTGTCTGTTCCATTTGCTAGACTCGTCATGGCTCGTTTTGCTGCAGACCAATTAGGCGAAGATTTCAAATTATGTGATTGTGATGTACCCATATTTATTATTTTTGAATTTTTCGTTCGATAGCTTTTGTTAAAGGGTTCGCTTTTGGCAAACTATTTATATAGTTATGTATCTCATTGCTTAATGAAAGCATTCTAACAAAAAATATATCCGCTTTTGTATCTATATCTTCGGTCTTTATATTACTGAATAATAATTTTAATCTGTCTATTTTGTCACCAAATAATAAATTATTCTCATCGCAATTAAGTATTCTCCAACAATTTTCTGACTTTGGATCTTTTCTTAGGTTATCATTAATCAAGTGAATAATCATGTCTTTTTCTGAATCATCGCAAGCATTAATAATTCCAGGCAAATCTCGCTTCATCATACTGTTTGTTTGCAAGGTACATAATCTTCGGAATAACAGCATGACTTTGTTTGTAACCAACGAAGCTATTGGTTTTTCATTTTTCAAAGCATCTCGTGCTATCCAGAAGTAGTTTTGTAAATTTATATCTTTTAATGACGGATCTGAGCTTAACCATTGCCTCAAATAATCTGACGACCAGTTGTCTTTCCATTGTGGATTTTGAATACCATTTTCAGTTTTTGCTTCTTGCTCAACATCATCCAATGGCAAAACACCTCCATTTGCATTTTGAAGTTTATAAAGTTCTTCAAAACGAGAATTGTACAGTGTGTTGTACTCCAATACCATTAGTTTGGTTAATACTTCAGGGCGTATATCTGTAA
Proteins encoded in this region:
- the qatC gene encoding Qat anti-phage system QueC-like protein QatC codes for the protein METRININYTPSKTSEVFGLFTLSFQGSDGKIHSVNTKFNPKQLWEFSRDTSSVAFDLLVLSMIVYNVDRAVLRLSNSDDGWKRNLILLNVPVINLEDMNKGREAFNKAINFLTGDNWDIHFIQADSYSYNPTKKVKEYDPQFFEKVALFSGGLDSLIGFIDEASTLSVDKKILLVSHMELGKEHSDQKSILEYCRENNIFSNKYEQVLLNAGLKPHSWNIKTPTESTFRSRSLLFFAAGIYIANKISPQCQLIVPENGTISINIPLDSGRRSSCSTRTTHPTFIKRIQEALYAIGISNSIYNPYRLKSKADMVLECCQDTSKKAILESLVDLSCSCAKRGHNVFWDKSGIEIRNAKIKHCGMCLPCLYRRVALDTIGLDNEALLGTDVLHGIKFNLDNKHQKRNRDFNALLYFLKNRMNERTIRQELFFNGIIEKQELDEYTSLALHSYRQVINWLKKKATNEIQIRAGI
- a CDS encoding TatD family hydrolase, with the protein product MIIDTHCHFDMMPNPEQYLKQQEVKKNISIGMTNLPSHFLLGYEHVRQYKFSRLALGFHPLYASENKNELRLFSQCLDKTSYIGEIGLDFSNEGLKTKDDQVFVLEKVLQLLSKKNKIVSVHSRRAEKVLFEMLITYGIKNVIFHWYSGPLSLIPKIVEHGYYFSVNEKMTKTNSGIEIIKRIPRNLILTETDAPFNKVCSISNTLTNIGLGESVIYDNFSRLIYTIKR